The following are encoded in a window of Solidesulfovibrio magneticus RS-1 genomic DNA:
- the rho gene encoding transcription termination factor Rho has protein sequence MNLSELKLKSMPELMDLAVQYNVENPNGMRKQELIFALLQSCASQNGAIFGEGVLEILPDGFGFLRSPMYSYMPGPDDIYISPSQIRRFGLRKGDVISGQIRPPKEGERYFALLRVGEIGFAPPEASRNLVLFDNLTPLYPDKRFVIENGAENYSSRVIDLLAPIGHGQRGIIVAPPRTGKTMLLQTLANSISANRPDVFLIVLLIDERPEEVTDMERTVKAEVVSSTFDEPPQRHVQVAEMVIEKAKRLVERKIDVVILLDSITRLGRAYNAVTPSSGRVLSGGLDANALQRPKRFFGAARNIEGGGSLTIISTALIDTGSRMDEVIFEEFKGTGNMEIYLDRHLSEKRVFPAIDINRSGTRKEELLLDPDVLNRVWILRKLLAPMSPIDSMEFLLGKMRGTKSNREFLDLMNR, from the coding sequence ATGAACCTTTCCGAGCTCAAGCTCAAAAGCATGCCCGAGCTCATGGACTTGGCGGTCCAGTACAATGTCGAGAACCCCAACGGCATGCGCAAGCAGGAGCTCATCTTCGCCCTGCTGCAGAGCTGCGCCTCCCAAAACGGGGCCATCTTCGGGGAAGGCGTGCTGGAGATACTGCCCGACGGCTTCGGCTTCCTGCGCTCGCCCATGTACAGCTACATGCCCGGCCCGGACGACATCTATATTTCGCCCTCCCAGATTCGCCGGTTCGGCCTGCGCAAGGGCGACGTCATCTCCGGCCAGATCCGGCCGCCCAAGGAAGGCGAGCGTTACTTCGCCTTGCTACGGGTCGGCGAAATCGGGTTCGCGCCGCCCGAAGCCTCACGAAATCTCGTGCTCTTCGACAACCTGACGCCGCTATATCCCGACAAGCGCTTTGTTATCGAGAACGGCGCAGAAAACTACTCCTCCCGGGTCATCGATCTCCTCGCCCCCATCGGCCACGGCCAGCGCGGCATCATCGTCGCCCCGCCCCGCACCGGCAAGACCATGCTCCTCCAGACCCTGGCCAACTCCATCAGCGCCAACCGGCCTGACGTTTTCCTCATCGTGCTGCTCATCGACGAACGCCCCGAGGAAGTCACGGACATGGAGCGCACCGTCAAGGCCGAGGTCGTCTCATCCACCTTTGACGAGCCGCCCCAGCGCCATGTCCAGGTCGCTGAAATGGTCATTGAAAAGGCCAAGCGCCTGGTCGAGCGCAAGATCGACGTGGTGATCCTGCTGGATTCCATCACCCGCCTGGGCCGCGCCTACAACGCCGTCACCCCGTCCTCGGGACGCGTGCTCTCCGGCGGCCTCGACGCCAACGCCCTGCAGCGGCCCAAGCGCTTTTTCGGCGCGGCCCGCAACATCGAAGGCGGCGGCTCGCTGACCATCATCTCCACGGCGCTCATCGACACCGGCTCCCGCATGGACGAAGTCATTTTCGAGGAGTTCAAGGGCACCGGCAACATGGAAATCTACCTGGATCGCCATTTGTCCGAGAAGCGCGTCTTCCCGGCCATCGACATCAACCGGTCCGGCACCCGCAAGGAAGAGCTGCTCCTGGACCCCGACGTCCTTAACCGCGTCTGGATCCTGCGCAAGCTCCTGGCCCCCATGAGTCCCATCGACTCCATGGAGTTTCTTCTGGGCAAGATGCGCGGCACCAAAAGCAACCGCGAGTTCCTCGACCTCATGAACCGGTAG
- a CDS encoding M48 family metallopeptidase: MDAPSLHRRPGATRRLAATLVACWLIVSLLAPSLVQASFLSFDLKDERELGEKFNIMIRSRMPLIEDTEINDYVTGLLDRLTRTMPPQPFPFTVGIINNNAVNAFAGPAGYVFVFTGLILQMEHESEVAGVLAHELAHVSQRHIAKRVGEMKLLSIGQLVGVLAGVVLGSATGNQDLGSLVAVGSQAATAHAYLKYSRDDEREADQVGMNYLVAAGYPPGGLVEAFETMKRMRWMQGGGVIPTYLSTHPGLEERMGYLKDRVKMLPKDVQDRRNNDAAFKRAQMLVRARYTDAKNAVAYFRKLGDKMTCLDKLGLAIALSRSLEDVGQARAAFDEAVACAPNDPLVLRETGRYYLKVRDFARAKSLLEAALRQNPTDIDANFEYGRMLAQEGKPAQAVAYLEKVRQRVPENAEIRSIYGQILGQSGDLFHAYLQLTYAAVYDNNPPQVKFQLGKAKAAAKTDADRRELAKLEETIKKRSEFWKKRIME, encoded by the coding sequence ATGGACGCCCCAAGCTTGCATCGCCGGCCGGGCGCGACCCGGCGGCTGGCGGCGACCCTGGTCGCCTGCTGGCTCATCGTCTCCCTGCTCGCCCCATCCTTGGTCCAGGCCTCCTTCTTGTCGTTTGACCTCAAGGATGAACGGGAACTCGGCGAAAAATTCAACATCATGATCCGGTCCCGGATGCCGCTTATCGAGGACACCGAGATCAACGACTACGTGACCGGCCTGCTGGACCGGCTGACCAGGACCATGCCGCCCCAGCCCTTCCCCTTCACCGTCGGCATCATCAACAACAACGCCGTCAACGCCTTTGCCGGACCGGCCGGCTACGTCTTCGTCTTCACCGGACTGATTCTCCAGATGGAGCACGAGTCCGAGGTGGCCGGCGTCCTGGCCCACGAACTGGCCCACGTCAGCCAGCGCCACATCGCCAAGCGTGTGGGCGAAATGAAGCTCCTGAGCATCGGCCAGCTCGTCGGCGTGCTGGCCGGCGTGGTGCTGGGCTCGGCCACCGGCAACCAGGACCTTGGCTCCCTGGTGGCCGTGGGCTCCCAGGCCGCCACGGCCCACGCCTATCTCAAGTATTCCCGCGATGACGAACGCGAGGCCGACCAGGTCGGCATGAACTATCTGGTCGCCGCCGGCTATCCGCCGGGCGGGCTGGTGGAAGCCTTCGAAACCATGAAACGGATGCGCTGGATGCAGGGCGGCGGCGTCATCCCGACGTATCTCAGCACCCACCCCGGCCTTGAGGAACGCATGGGCTACCTCAAGGACCGGGTGAAAATGCTGCCCAAAGATGTCCAGGACCGCAGAAACAACGACGCCGCCTTCAAGCGCGCCCAGATGCTGGTGCGCGCCCGCTATACCGACGCCAAAAACGCCGTGGCCTACTTCCGAAAACTTGGCGACAAGATGACCTGCCTGGACAAGCTCGGCCTGGCCATCGCCCTGTCGCGCTCCCTGGAGGACGTGGGACAGGCCCGGGCCGCCTTTGACGAGGCCGTGGCCTGCGCCCCGAACGATCCGCTGGTCCTGCGCGAGACGGGCCGCTACTACCTTAAAGTGCGCGATTTCGCCCGGGCCAAAAGCCTGCTCGAAGCGGCCCTGCGCCAAAACCCCACCGACATCGACGCCAATTTCGAATACGGCCGGATGCTGGCCCAGGAAGGCAAGCCGGCCCAAGCCGTGGCCTATCTGGAAAAAGTCCGCCAGCGGGTGCCGGAAAACGCCGAAATCCGGTCTATCTACGGCCAGATACTGGGTCAGTCCGGCGACCTCTTCCACGCCTATCTCCAGTTGACCTACGCCGCCGTCTACGACAACAATCCCCCCCAGGTGAAGTTCCAGCTGGGCAAGGCCAAGGCGGCGGCCAAGACCGACGCCGATCGGCGCGAGCTGGCCAAGCTTGAAGAAACCATCAAGAAACGCTCCGAATTCTGGAAAAAAAGGATCATGGAATGA
- a CDS encoding PPC domain-containing DNA-binding protein, which translates to MNDSLLVRLPKGEDLLSALVAICLEKNITKGHVSLIGALEKAELGYYPQDTRKYVTHTLNEGTEILAGLGNVSLKDGQPIIHLHLTLLKGDFTITGGHAMPGNIIFAGEACITPIEGPRLHRGLDAATGLPLWDQTGM; encoded by the coding sequence ATGAACGACTCGCTGCTCGTGCGCCTGCCCAAGGGCGAAGACCTGCTGTCCGCCCTGGTGGCCATCTGCCTGGAAAAAAACATCACCAAAGGCCACGTGAGCCTCATTGGCGCCCTGGAAAAAGCCGAACTCGGCTACTATCCCCAGGACACCCGCAAATACGTCACCCACACCCTCAATGAAGGCACGGAAATCCTGGCCGGCCTGGGCAACGTGTCCCTGAAAGACGGCCAGCCCATCATCCACCTGCACCTGACGCTGCTTAAGGGCGATTTCACCATCACCGGCGGCCACGCCATGCCCGGCAACATCATCTTCGCCGGCGAAGCCTGCATCACCCCTATCGAAGGCCCCCGCCTGCACCGCGGCCTCGACGCCGCTACCGGCCTGCCCCTGTGGGATCAGACCGGGATGTAG
- a CDS encoding alpha-2-macroglobulin family protein, with product MNDAQHSGSRQTWKNWLIAILFCIAAGEFVLLARAPAPTPEPSAPQAPATVQAPAQPAAPQNLDAVRVAGLAMDPERGRYLLTAFDRPVTGAREGASPAADPAAIEPALPGRWTWVSPYMLRFEPKDGFAQATVYTIAFKGQDFLTPPQTLAGKDSWQASYGSFEVARLTAHLEPAPEGGAMVVVRGEAAFNRSVDPKALVNHIKLIDPRAPDKPVSVSLTTTYAAKKLEFVSDPIEKTPQQRDVKIVITPGLRPEKGSLTLSREAVAVIPVALDPNLRLREAKAVSEEGMAAVRLLMSTPVEAGEAAAGHIRVEPDLATELSADGAELILSGEFEPGREYAVTLEKGLTAGDGAVLGETATRTVRIPDLAPSVDFRDQGVFLSRNGYKNLAVKSVNAAAAEVSIDRVYFNNMFPLFTMDYSAFEDDYGGGGVNSNLGDRIFSDRVPLRHKSNAAEITPVNLEKYIQGHEPGLYRIALTVPGKFEGYQRFVCLTDIGIVAKSGPGDLLVWTASTTTLAPLAGASVKVFSHQNQEIAAGVTDAQGLFRAKVNPRANYDKRPYLVVAQKGADVSFLLYDRFRADDAGLDVGGAVMPATGYTAFVYGERDIYRPGETLEGLAVVRDVRLGVPPSMPVLIRLSDPQGRKIGEQAAVTGAEGVVSLKQALPSQSLTGAYSLEIVTGETVIGQYRFQVEEFVPDRISVSLSADTAKAELGQPVAFGVTGRYLFGAPGADLPVEARGRLVKAAFAPKGYEQYVFGDPERSFEDSEFFQESATLDAEGKASFTAELPGDLSPPAALEAVFTARVREGGGRGVAGLVRMPVHVYPAYPGLKRLASDALPPGKPAAFECVSVASDGKLAATATLSATLYRDEWQTVLRKDGGTLKYESVRDPKLVESKDVALTAGKGKVSFTPPSFGSYRVVLEDPESGAATQLEFYAGGFGYSPWAMENPARIELKTDKADYASGETAKVQVRAPFGGKLLVAVEGTAIHDVQIVDLPGNTGEVLVPVKPEYLPGVYITATLVKKTASVVPGTPSRAYGATPIGVDKASGKLPVAIAAPAEIRPGTTLAAEVSAPPGSLVTVAAVDEGILQLIAQKTADPFAAFYAKRQLQVETSDTFALLLPEVAPIAGKALAGGGDGLEDLSGFVRSQSPAARTVAFWSGPVLVGPTGKAEVRFDIPEFQGQVRLMAVGLSGRRFAGSEAKTIVKSPVVVLPSFPRFLGFGDKAQAMLTVRNDTGKNGDFSVALSATGPVSVVGSPRIVSIPKGSTANVPFDLNAAQAEGLANLSLAVSGNGETTADTVSLPVRSPLPPRTSVRSGALETASLTIPELASGEFLPGSAKRDVAVGPYPLIRFTGNLKSLLGYPYGCLEQTTSKAFPLLYFADLARAMDPGSFERDNPAGMVLSAIRRITGMQLYNGGFSMWPGGDEPQAWMSLYAAHFLVEAATAGYPVDKEAQAQALRFAAETGREAKLDAPDGPKLAAYALYVQARAGRADIGAMDNLRDASGKPLPAEARGLLGAAYAAVGNARAADRLFAGPPPSGEARKETGGTLDSTLRDKALYLSALLDAAPADPRLGSLAVDVGRLLEGEAYPSTQENAFALMALGKFYARQQAKKPFAGKLYAGSGLLSDVTSTKVLSLRGLSQPGDLRLDLDPGYQPGSCYYAVRTRGIPSAAAYSPQAAGLEIARSYLTRDGKPIEGNTVPQGALVVVKFAARATAGPVANVVLENLLPAGLEVENPRLATTERLPWMETPGEGETTHLDLRDDRILLFADLQKDKWQTHYALLRAVTPGVFSLPPAQAEAMYAPELRASGETSTFTVVPAGR from the coding sequence ATGAACGACGCCCAACACAGCGGCTCGCGGCAGACCTGGAAAAACTGGCTCATCGCCATCCTTTTTTGCATCGCGGCCGGCGAATTCGTCCTGCTGGCCCGCGCGCCGGCCCCAACGCCAGAGCCTTCAGCGCCCCAGGCCCCGGCGACCGTCCAGGCCCCGGCCCAACCGGCCGCGCCCCAGAACCTCGACGCCGTGCGCGTGGCCGGTCTGGCCATGGACCCCGAGCGCGGCCGCTATCTCCTAACCGCCTTTGACCGGCCCGTGACCGGGGCCCGGGAAGGAGCCTCCCCGGCCGCCGATCCGGCCGCCATCGAGCCGGCTCTCCCCGGCCGCTGGACCTGGGTTTCGCCCTACATGCTGCGCTTCGAGCCCAAGGACGGCTTTGCCCAGGCCACGGTCTACACCATCGCCTTCAAGGGTCAGGATTTCCTCACCCCGCCCCAGACCCTGGCCGGCAAGGATTCCTGGCAGGCCAGCTACGGCAGTTTCGAAGTGGCCAGGCTCACCGCCCATCTCGAACCCGCCCCGGAAGGCGGGGCCATGGTGGTGGTTCGCGGCGAGGCGGCCTTTAACCGCTCCGTCGATCCCAAGGCCCTGGTCAATCATATCAAGCTCATTGATCCCCGCGCCCCGGACAAACCCGTGTCCGTGTCGCTCACCACCACCTACGCCGCCAAGAAGCTCGAATTCGTCTCCGATCCCATCGAAAAGACCCCCCAGCAGCGCGACGTAAAGATCGTCATCACCCCGGGGCTGCGGCCGGAAAAGGGCAGTTTGACCCTTAGCCGCGAGGCCGTGGCCGTCATCCCTGTGGCCCTGGACCCCAATTTGCGTCTGCGCGAGGCCAAGGCCGTGTCCGAGGAAGGCATGGCCGCCGTGCGCCTGCTCATGTCCACCCCTGTGGAAGCGGGCGAGGCCGCGGCCGGCCACATCCGCGTCGAACCGGACCTGGCCACCGAACTGTCCGCCGACGGCGCGGAACTGATTTTGAGCGGCGAATTCGAACCCGGCCGGGAATATGCCGTCACCCTGGAAAAAGGGCTGACCGCCGGTGACGGGGCCGTGCTCGGCGAGACGGCCACCAGAACCGTGCGCATCCCGGATTTGGCCCCGTCGGTCGATTTCCGCGACCAGGGCGTGTTTTTGTCGCGAAACGGCTACAAGAACCTGGCTGTGAAAAGCGTCAACGCCGCCGCCGCCGAGGTGTCCATCGACCGGGTCTATTTCAACAACATGTTCCCGCTTTTCACCATGGACTACTCCGCCTTCGAGGACGACTACGGCGGCGGCGGGGTCAACTCCAACCTGGGCGACCGCATTTTCAGCGACCGGGTGCCGCTGCGCCACAAGAGCAACGCCGCCGAGATCACCCCGGTCAATCTGGAAAAATACATCCAGGGCCATGAGCCGGGGCTGTACCGCATAGCGCTCACCGTCCCGGGCAAGTTCGAGGGCTACCAGCGGTTCGTGTGCCTCACCGACATCGGCATCGTCGCCAAGTCCGGCCCCGGCGACCTGCTGGTCTGGACCGCCTCCACCACCACCCTGGCCCCCCTGGCCGGGGCTTCGGTCAAGGTCTTCTCCCACCAGAACCAGGAGATCGCCGCCGGCGTCACCGACGCCCAGGGACTTTTCCGGGCCAAGGTCAATCCCCGGGCCAACTACGACAAGCGCCCCTACCTCGTCGTCGCCCAAAAAGGGGCCGACGTGAGCTTCCTGCTGTACGACCGCTTCCGGGCCGACGACGCCGGCCTCGACGTCGGCGGCGCGGTCATGCCGGCCACGGGCTACACCGCCTTTGTCTACGGCGAGCGCGACATCTACCGCCCGGGCGAGACCCTGGAAGGGCTGGCCGTGGTGCGCGACGTGCGCCTGGGCGTGCCGCCCTCCATGCCGGTGCTCATCCGCCTGTCCGACCCCCAGGGCCGCAAGATCGGCGAGCAGGCCGCCGTCACCGGGGCCGAGGGCGTGGTCAGCCTCAAGCAGGCCCTGCCCAGCCAATCCCTGACTGGGGCCTACAGCCTGGAAATCGTCACCGGCGAGACGGTCATCGGCCAGTACCGCTTCCAGGTCGAGGAGTTCGTGCCCGACCGCATCAGCGTGTCGCTTAGCGCCGACACGGCCAAGGCCGAACTCGGCCAGCCCGTGGCCTTTGGCGTCACCGGCCGCTACCTCTTCGGCGCGCCCGGGGCCGATCTGCCGGTGGAAGCCCGGGGCCGGCTCGTCAAGGCCGCCTTCGCGCCCAAGGGCTACGAGCAGTACGTGTTCGGCGACCCGGAGCGCAGCTTCGAGGACAGCGAATTCTTCCAAGAATCGGCTACCCTGGACGCCGAGGGCAAGGCCTCGTTCACGGCCGAACTGCCCGGCGACCTGTCGCCGCCGGCGGCGCTGGAAGCCGTCTTCACGGCCCGGGTGCGCGAGGGCGGCGGCCGGGGCGTGGCCGGGCTTGTGCGGATGCCGGTCCATGTCTACCCTGCCTATCCGGGACTCAAGCGCCTGGCCAGCGACGCCCTGCCCCCGGGCAAACCGGCGGCGTTCGAGTGCGTGTCCGTGGCCAGCGACGGCAAGCTTGCCGCCACGGCGACCCTGTCCGCCACCCTGTACCGCGACGAATGGCAGACCGTGCTGCGAAAGGACGGCGGAACCCTCAAGTACGAATCCGTGCGCGACCCCAAGCTTGTGGAATCCAAGGACGTGGCCCTTACCGCCGGCAAGGGCAAGGTGAGCTTCACTCCGCCATCGTTTGGCAGCTACCGCGTGGTCCTCGAAGACCCCGAATCCGGGGCGGCCACCCAGCTCGAATTCTACGCCGGCGGCTTTGGCTACTCGCCCTGGGCCATGGAAAACCCGGCCCGCATTGAACTCAAGACCGACAAGGCCGACTACGCCTCGGGCGAGACGGCCAAGGTGCAGGTGCGCGCGCCCTTTGGCGGCAAGCTCTTGGTGGCCGTGGAAGGCACGGCCATCCACGACGTCCAGATCGTGGACCTGCCCGGCAACACCGGCGAGGTGCTGGTGCCCGTAAAGCCCGAGTATCTGCCCGGGGTCTACATCACGGCCACGCTCGTCAAAAAGACGGCAAGCGTCGTGCCCGGCACGCCGTCCCGGGCCTATGGCGCGACCCCCATCGGCGTGGACAAGGCCTCGGGCAAGCTGCCGGTGGCCATAGCCGCACCGGCCGAGATCCGGCCCGGCACGACCCTGGCTGCCGAGGTCTCGGCCCCGCCGGGCAGCCTTGTCACCGTGGCCGCCGTGGACGAGGGCATCTTGCAGCTCATCGCCCAGAAGACCGCCGATCCCTTCGCCGCCTTCTACGCCAAACGCCAGTTGCAGGTGGAGACCAGCGACACCTTCGCCCTGCTCCTGCCCGAGGTCGCGCCCATAGCCGGCAAGGCCCTGGCCGGCGGCGGCGACGGCCTGGAAGACCTGTCCGGATTCGTGCGCTCCCAGAGTCCGGCGGCCCGGACTGTGGCCTTCTGGTCCGGCCCGGTGCTGGTCGGCCCCACCGGCAAGGCCGAGGTGCGCTTCGACATCCCCGAGTTCCAGGGCCAGGTGCGGCTCATGGCCGTGGGCCTGTCCGGCCGGCGCTTCGCCGGATCCGAGGCCAAAACCATCGTCAAGAGCCCGGTGGTCGTGCTGCCGAGCTTCCCGCGCTTCCTGGGCTTTGGCGATAAGGCCCAAGCTATGCTTACCGTGCGTAACGACACCGGCAAAAACGGCGACTTCTCCGTGGCCCTGTCCGCCACAGGCCCGGTGTCGGTGGTCGGTTCGCCGCGCATCGTGTCCATCCCCAAGGGGAGCACGGCCAACGTGCCTTTCGATCTGAACGCCGCCCAGGCCGAGGGGCTGGCCAACCTGTCCCTGGCCGTTTCCGGCAACGGCGAGACCACGGCCGACACCGTGTCCCTGCCGGTGCGTTCGCCCCTGCCGCCGCGCACCTCGGTGCGCTCGGGAGCCCTTGAAACAGCCAGCCTCACCATCCCGGAGCTGGCCTCGGGCGAGTTTCTGCCCGGCTCGGCCAAGCGCGACGTGGCCGTGGGGCCGTATCCGCTCATCCGCTTCACCGGCAATTTGAAGTCGCTTCTGGGCTACCCTTACGGTTGTCTGGAGCAGACCACCTCCAAGGCCTTCCCGCTGCTCTACTTCGCCGATCTGGCCCGGGCCATGGACCCAGGCAGCTTTGAGAGAGACAATCCGGCCGGCATGGTCTTGTCCGCCATCCGGCGCATCACCGGAATGCAGCTCTATAACGGCGGCTTTTCCATGTGGCCCGGCGGCGACGAGCCCCAAGCCTGGATGAGCCTGTATGCCGCCCACTTCCTGGTGGAGGCGGCGACAGCCGGCTATCCGGTGGACAAGGAAGCCCAGGCCCAGGCCTTGCGCTTTGCCGCCGAGACCGGCCGCGAGGCCAAGCTTGACGCGCCCGACGGCCCCAAGCTGGCCGCCTACGCCCTCTACGTCCAGGCCCGGGCCGGCCGGGCCGACATCGGGGCCATGGACAACCTGCGCGACGCCTCGGGCAAGCCCCTGCCCGCCGAGGCGCGCGGGCTTCTGGGCGCGGCCTACGCCGCCGTGGGCAACGCCCGGGCCGCCGACAGGCTCTTTGCCGGCCCGCCGCCCTCGGGCGAGGCGCGCAAGGAGACCGGCGGAACGCTTGATTCCACCCTGCGCGACAAGGCGCTCTACCTCTCGGCCCTGCTTGACGCCGCCCCGGCCGATCCGCGCCTGGGCAGCCTGGCCGTGGACGTGGGCCGGCTTCTGGAAGGCGAGGCCTATCCGTCCACCCAGGAAAACGCCTTCGCGCTCATGGCCCTGGGCAAGTTCTACGCCCGCCAGCAGGCCAAAAAGCCCTTTGCCGGCAAGCTCTACGCCGGTTCCGGGCTGCTCTCCGACGTCACCAGCACCAAGGTCCTGAGCCTTCGGGGCTTAAGCCAGCCCGGCGATCTGCGCCTGGACCTCGACCCGGGCTACCAGCCCGGCAGCTGCTACTATGCCGTGCGCACCCGGGGCATCCCCTCGGCCGCCGCCTACAGTCCGCAAGCCGCCGGCCTGGAAATCGCGCGCAGCTACCTGACCCGCGACGGCAAGCCCATCGAGGGCAACACCGTGCCCCAAGGGGCGCTGGTGGTGGTCAAGTTCGCCGCCCGGGCCACCGCCGGCCCTGTGGCCAACGTGGTGCTCGAAAATCTGCTGCCGGCCGGTCTGGAAGTGGAAAACCCGCGACTGGCCACCACCGAGCGCCTGCCCTGGATGGAAACGCCGGGCGAGGGCGAAACCACCCACCTCGACCTGCGCGACGACCGCATCCTGCTCTTCGCCGATCTGCAAAAAGACAAGTGGCAGACCCACTACGCCCTGCTTCGGGCCGTGACCCCGGGCGTTTTCAGCCTGCCGCCGGCCCAGGCCGAGGCCATGTACGCCCCGGAACTGCGGGCCAGCGGCGAGACGTCAACCTTTACCGTCGTACCGGCCGGGAGATAG
- a CDS encoding type IV pilus twitching motility protein PilT: MEKFKRLVASCVRSNVSDLHLRADKPAAARKNGQLHFQRDIVFSAAELDELLTSLTTDRQRRILAERWSVDFSARLTESQMRLNAFHTADGLGLAVRFLPASAPSFEDLNLHPSLRALCARPFGLILICGPTGNGKSTTIAAMLREINETRPAHVVTLEDPIEYRFVSDRSLIDQRELGAHFQSFEQGLQDVLREDADVIVVGELREPETMRLTVNAAESGHLVIATLHAATAEEALLRLCNAFAPDTQDFVRSQLASCLCAVVVQHLEFLPKAGFRAPVLSMAVSAPALRNIIRENRFNQIENLQQAGRADGMFTFERYRQEFLEAKASLTPPALAFRASGQAAPPIRPAPEPLGLSLTPPPQAAPGDPGPRQPPKAVHELEGEAPELYRIDDAVSLEELVAQMHGKKP, translated from the coding sequence ATGGAAAAATTCAAACGACTGGTTGCTTCGTGCGTGCGCAGCAACGTTTCCGATTTACACCTGCGGGCGGACAAGCCGGCGGCCGCCCGCAAAAACGGCCAACTGCACTTTCAGCGCGACATCGTCTTTAGCGCCGCGGAACTCGACGAGCTGCTGACCAGCCTGACCACCGACCGCCAACGCCGCATCCTGGCCGAACGCTGGTCCGTGGACTTCTCGGCCCGGCTGACCGAGTCGCAGATGCGCTTAAACGCCTTCCACACCGCCGATGGCCTGGGGCTGGCCGTGCGGTTTCTGCCGGCCTCGGCCCCGAGTTTTGAGGATTTAAACCTCCATCCGTCCCTGCGCGCCCTGTGCGCCCGGCCTTTTGGGCTAATCCTCATCTGCGGCCCCACGGGCAACGGCAAGTCCACCACCATCGCGGCCATGCTGCGCGAGATCAACGAGACCCGCCCGGCCCATGTGGTGACCTTGGAAGACCCCATCGAATACCGCTTCGTCTCTGACCGCTCGCTCATTGACCAGCGCGAGCTTGGGGCGCACTTCCAAAGCTTCGAGCAGGGCCTCCAGGACGTGCTGCGCGAGGATGCCGACGTCATTGTGGTCGGCGAGCTGCGCGAACCCGAGACCATGCGCCTGACCGTAAACGCCGCCGAATCCGGCCATCTGGTCATCGCCACCCTCCACGCCGCCACGGCCGAGGAAGCGCTTTTGCGCCTGTGCAACGCCTTTGCCCCGGACACCCAGGACTTTGTCCGCTCCCAGTTGGCCTCCTGCCTGTGCGCGGTGGTGGTGCAGCATCTGGAATTTTTGCCCAAGGCCGGCTTTCGCGCCCCGGTGCTGTCCATGGCCGTCAGCGCTCCGGCCCTGCGCAACATCATCCGGGAAAACCGCTTCAACCAGATCGAAAACCTGCAGCAGGCCGGCCGGGCCGACGGCATGTTCACCTTCGAGCGCTACCGCCAGGAATTTCTGGAAGCCAAGGCCAGCCTGACCCCGCCGGCCCTGGCCTTTCGGGCCTCGGGCCAGGCCGCGCCGCCCATCCGTCCGGCTCCGGAGCCACTCGGGCTGAGTCTGACCCCGCCACCCCAGGCCGCCCCCGGCGACCCCGGGCCGCGCCAGCCGCCAAAGGCCGTCCACGAACTCGAAGGCGAAGCCCCTGAACTCTACCGCATCGACGACGCTGTTTCCCTGGAGGAACTGGTGGCCCAGATGCACGGCAAGAAGCCCTGA
- a CDS encoding esterase/lipase family protein → MTILGWLIALPLAVGAVVAGVSYAAFGWFALAGRAVLLSRGCPGRRTACVLRGLTSALAAQAIMVAAYPLGPLLQSRRQPGPPGNSQVDDTAPVVVCLHGLYHNPSAFWRIRWALGRSGLNRVLILGYPSFRDDFETEAARLAVRLRELVPPRAPVCFLGHSLGGLMARRLAAEPDFCGRTRCLVTLGTPHQGSVLARLAVGKLGRSLTPESKLFGCLNALPAPPGARLVALASPVDNLVVPDRGLVPDRPGWELERTEPVSHVAMLYAGATVSRAVALVAAGVGCSQS, encoded by the coding sequence ATGACCATCCTTGGCTGGCTGATCGCCTTGCCCTTGGCCGTGGGCGCGGTGGTGGCCGGGGTGAGCTACGCCGCGTTTGGCTGGTTTGCCCTGGCCGGACGGGCCGTGCTGCTGTCCCGGGGCTGCCCCGGACGTCGGACCGCCTGCGTGTTACGAGGGCTGACCTCGGCTCTGGCCGCTCAGGCGATCATGGTGGCCGCCTATCCCCTGGGGCCACTGCTCCAGTCCCGCCGCCAACCCGGCCCCCCCGGGAACAGCCAGGTCGATGACACGGCCCCGGTGGTCGTGTGCTTGCATGGCCTTTACCACAACCCCTCGGCCTTCTGGCGCATCCGGTGGGCTCTTGGCCGGTCCGGGCTCAACCGCGTGCTGATTCTGGGGTATCCGAGCTTTCGGGACGACTTCGAGACCGAGGCGGCCCGGCTGGCCGTGCGTCTGCGGGAACTCGTGCCGCCCCGCGCTCCGGTCTGTTTCCTCGGCCACAGCCTGGGCGGCCTCATGGCCCGACGGCTGGCTGCCGAACCTGATTTTTGCGGCCGTACCCGTTGCCTCGTGACGCTCGGCACGCCGCACCAGGGCAGCGTCTTGGCCCGGCTGGCCGTGGGGAAACTTGGCCGGTCGCTGACCCCGGAGAGTAAACTGTTTGGCTGCTTGAACGCCTTGCCCGCTCCGCCCGGGGCGCGGCTGGTCGCCCTGGCCTCGCCCGTGGACAATCTGGTCGTGCCCGACCGCGGGCTTGTTCCCGACCGGCCGGGCTGGGAGCTGGAGCGCACCGAGCCGGTCTCCCACGTGGCCATGCTCTATGCCGGCGCGACCGTGTCCCGGGCCGTGGCGCTGGTGGCGGCCGGCGTCGGCTGCAGCCAGTCATGA